A DNA window from Vigna angularis cultivar LongXiaoDou No.4 chromosome 1, ASM1680809v1, whole genome shotgun sequence contains the following coding sequences:
- the LOC108323815 gene encoding small GTPase LIP1 isoform X2, with amino-acid sequence MFWRDRERENTELNGGVLCGQVRVLVVGDSGVGKTSLVNLIIKGSPIARPPQTIGCAVDVKHTTYGNSGSSSSSLKGDSERDFFVELWDVSGHERYKDCRSLFYSQVNGVIFVHDLSQRRTKTSLQKWAAEIAATGTFSAPLGSGGPGGLPVPFIVIGNKADIAAQEGTRGSSGNLVDVARQWVEKQGLLPSSEELPLTESFPGSGGLVAAAKEARYDKEAVVKFFRMLIRRRYFSDEIPSPAWSVPSVQRPAQRIDENFTEDDLSYNRRRPLLTKFIA; translated from the exons ATGTTCTGGAGGGACCGTGAGAGGGAGAACACAGAGTTGAACGGTGGGGTCCTATGTGGCCAGGTCAGAGTGCTGGTTGTTGGTGATTCAG GTGTTGGGAAAACTTCGTTAGTGAACTTGATTATAAAAGGTTCTCCAATTGCTCGCCCTCCTCAAACAATTGGTTGTGCAGTTGATGTGAAA CATACTACTTATGGAAATTCAGGAAGCTCTTCTAGTAGCCTAAAAGGTGATTCTGAGAGAGATTTCTTTGTTGAACTGTGGGATGTCTCAGGACATGAACGGTACAAAGATTGTCGGTCCCTTTTTTACTCACAGGTTAATG GTGTAATTTTTGTTCACGATCTCTCACAGAGAAGAACAAAGACTAGCTTGCAGAAGTGGGCAGCTGAGATTGCTGCAACTGGGACATTTTCAGCTCCTTTGGGATCTGGTGGTCCCGGTGGCCTTCCTGTTCCATTTATTGTTATTGGTAACAAAGCTGATATTGCTGCACAAGAGGGTACAAGAGGAAGCAGTGGGAATCTTGTTGATGTTGCACGCCAATGGGTTGAGAAGCAGGGTTTGCTTCCTTCCAGCGAGGAGCTTCCTTTGACTGAGAGCTTTCCTGGTAGTGGGGGCCTTGTTGCT GCTGCAAAAGAAGCAAGGTATGACAAAGAGGCTGTGGTGAAATTTTTCCGCATG TTGATCAGGAGAAGATATTTCTCAGATGAAATACCTTCACCAGCATGGTCCGTTCCTTCTGTTCAGAGACCAGCTCAGCGTATAGATGAA
- the LOC108323815 gene encoding small GTPase LIP1 isoform X3, translating to MFWRDRERENTELNGGVLCGQVRVLVVGDSGVGKTSLVNLIIKGSPIARPPQTIGCAVDVKHTTYGNSGSSSSSLKGDSERDFFVELWDVSGHERYKDCRSLFYSQVNGVIFVHDLSQRRTKTSLQKWAAEIAATGTFSAPLGSGGPGGLPVPFIVIGNKADIAAQEGTRGSSGNLVDVARQWVEKQGLLPSSEELPLTESFPGSGGLVAAAKEARYDKEAVVKFFRMLIRRRYFSDEIPSPAWSVPSVQRPAQRIDENFTEDDLSYNRRS from the exons ATGTTCTGGAGGGACCGTGAGAGGGAGAACACAGAGTTGAACGGTGGGGTCCTATGTGGCCAGGTCAGAGTGCTGGTTGTTGGTGATTCAG GTGTTGGGAAAACTTCGTTAGTGAACTTGATTATAAAAGGTTCTCCAATTGCTCGCCCTCCTCAAACAATTGGTTGTGCAGTTGATGTGAAA CATACTACTTATGGAAATTCAGGAAGCTCTTCTAGTAGCCTAAAAGGTGATTCTGAGAGAGATTTCTTTGTTGAACTGTGGGATGTCTCAGGACATGAACGGTACAAAGATTGTCGGTCCCTTTTTTACTCACAGGTTAATG GTGTAATTTTTGTTCACGATCTCTCACAGAGAAGAACAAAGACTAGCTTGCAGAAGTGGGCAGCTGAGATTGCTGCAACTGGGACATTTTCAGCTCCTTTGGGATCTGGTGGTCCCGGTGGCCTTCCTGTTCCATTTATTGTTATTGGTAACAAAGCTGATATTGCTGCACAAGAGGGTACAAGAGGAAGCAGTGGGAATCTTGTTGATGTTGCACGCCAATGGGTTGAGAAGCAGGGTTTGCTTCCTTCCAGCGAGGAGCTTCCTTTGACTGAGAGCTTTCCTGGTAGTGGGGGCCTTGTTGCT GCTGCAAAAGAAGCAAGGTATGACAAAGAGGCTGTGGTGAAATTTTTCCGCATG TTGATCAGGAGAAGATATTTCTCAGATGAAATACCTTCACCAGCATGGTCCGTTCCTTCTGTTCAGAGACCAGCTCAGCGTATAGATGAA